A region of Enoplosus armatus isolate fEnoArm2 chromosome 14, fEnoArm2.hap1, whole genome shotgun sequence DNA encodes the following proteins:
- the LOC139295959 gene encoding nuclear receptor ROR-beta-like — protein MWFLINKMAQSQIEVIPCKICGDKSSGIHYGVITCEGCKGFFRRSQQNNAMYSCSRQRNCLIDRTNRNRCQHCRLQKCLALGMSRDAVKFGRMSKKQRDSLYAEVQKHQKSQECVGSGGGGSTALSLPKEDGICSGSGEDGEEGLSRSYSSGGSSSTLSDLDDIAALPDLFDLPLTPEEASEYCSLELLGGGASTGNTSNSSSASSSSSSLSNQNSPQQTMLDGADGNGIQLLHTHTHPLLAHTHALLDHLPDDCSITDLERITQSIVKSHLETCQYSAEDMKRFTWVQYTPEETRAFQNKSAEWMWQQCAHHITNAIQYVVEFAKRIAGFMDLCQNDQIILLKAGCLEVLLIRMCRAFNVNNSTIFFNGKFAPAQFFKALGCDDLVSAVFDLGKGLCRLQLSDEEMALFSAAVLLSPDRPWLSEGQKVQKLQEKVYLALQHSLHKSGASDEKLDKMVSKLPIMKSICNLHIDKLEFFRLVHPETAYSFPPLYREVFGSEMSLPDSTHS, from the exons CTCAGATCGAGGTCATCCCGTGTAAGATCTGTGGGGACAAGTCCTCAGGAATCCACTACGGAGTCATCACCTGCGAAGGCTGCAAG ggttTCTTCCGTCGCAGCCAGCAGAACAATGCCATGTACTCTTGCTCCCGCCAGAGGAATTGCCTGATCGACCGAACTAACCGTAACCGCTGCCAGCACTGCCGCCTACAGAAGTGTCTGGCCTTGGGCATGAGCAGAgatg cggTCAAGTTCGGTCGTATGTCCAAGAAGCAGCGTGATAGCCTCTACGCTGAGGTGCAGAAACACCAGAAGTCCCAGGAGTGTGTGGGCTCCGGAGGTGGCGGCTCCACTGCTCTGTCCTTACCCAAGGAGGACGGCATCTGTAGCGGCAGCGGGGAGGATGGTGAAGAGGGTCTGAGCCGGTCCTACAGCAGCGGGGGCTCCAGCTCCACCCTCAGCGACCTGGATGACATCGCAGCGCTGCCGGACCTGTTCGACCTGCCGCTGACCCCCGAGGAGGCCAGCGAGTACTGCAGCCTGGAGCTGCTCGGCGGAGGGGCCAGCACCGGGAACACCTCCAACTCATCGTccgcttcttcctcttcctcgtccttGTCCAATCAGAATTCCCCGCAGCAGACCATGCTGGACGGGGCAGACGGCAACGGGATCcagctcctgcacacacacacacatccgctgctggcacacacacatgcactgctgGACCATCTGCCTGATGACTGCTCGATAACAGACCTTG agcGCATCACTCAAAGTATTGTTAAGTCCCACTTGGAGACGTGTCAGTACAGCGCTGAGGACATGAAGAGATTCACCTGGGTACAATACACACCTGAGGAAACGCGTGCTTTTCAAAACAAG TCAGCAGAGTGGATGTGGCAGCAGTGTGCACACCACATCACCAATGCCATTCAGTATGTGGTGGAGTTTGCCAAACGCATCGCTGGCTTCATGGACCTGTGCCAGAATGATCAAATCATTTTGCTGAAAGCAG GCTGTCTGGAAGTCCTGCTGATACGTATGTGCCGAGCGTTCAACGTCAACAACAGCACCATTTTCTTCAACGGAAAGTTTGCTCCGGCTCAGTTCTTCAAAGCACTTG GTTGTGACGACCTGGTCAGTGCAGTGTTCGACCTGGGAAAAGGACTCTGCCGtctacagctgtcagatgaagAGATGGCTCTGTTTAGCGCCGCTGTCCTTCTATCTCCtg ATCGACCCTGGCTATCAGAAGGCCAAAAGGTTCAGAAACTCCAGGAGAAAGTCTACCTGGCTCTGCAACACAGTCTACATAAGAGTGGTGCGTCTGACGAGAAACTGGACAAG ATGGTGTCCAAACTGCCCATAATGAAGTCTATCTGTAACCTCCACATTGACAAACTGGAGTTTTTCCGTTTGGTCCATCCGGAGACCGCCTACAGTTTCCCACCACTGTACCGGGAAGTGTTTGGCAGCGAGATGTCTCTGCCAGACTCCACCCACAGCTAG